One Drosophila willistoni isolate 14030-0811.24 chromosome 2R unlocalized genomic scaffold, UCI_dwil_1.1 Seg167, whole genome shotgun sequence DNA segment encodes these proteins:
- the LOC6644377 gene encoding KRR1 small subunit processome component homolog: MSDSESEEATKINTDPVDNAWSLKIPAFKETDNPHGMIEESSFATLFPKYREKYLKEVWPLVEQAVGEHHLKAELDLVEGSMVVKTTRKTWDPYIIIKARDMIKLMARSVPFEQAKRVLQDEIGCDIIKIGNLVQKKEKFVKRRQRLIGPNGATLKSIELLTDCYVLVQGNTVSALGPYKGLQQVRDIVLETMNNVHPIYNIKALMIKRELMKDPKLANEDWSRFLPKFKNKNLSKRKQPKVKKPKKEYTPFPPAQPESKIDKQLASGEYFLNKEQKQAKRQQERQTKQAEAAKKQDERRNKDFIPPTEEPPTGSKRKANDNDSSDSRVDVQSLKAKLLKANKKSKS, encoded by the coding sequence atgagTGATTCTGAGTCGGAGGAGGCAACCAAAATCAACACCGATCCCGTGGACAATGCCTGGTCTCTAAAAATACCCGCCTTTAAGGAGACAGACAACCCACATGGCATGATTGAAGAAAGCTCCTTTGCCACACTTTTCCCCAAATATCGTGAGAAATACTTAAAAGAAGTATGGCCCCTCGTTGAGCAGGCTGTGGGCGAACACCACCTCAAGGCAGAACTCGATTTGGTGGAGGGCAGCATGGTGGTGAAGACAACACGCAAAACCTGGGATCCTTATATCATAATTAAAGCGCGAGACATGATTAAGCTGATGGCTCGCAGTGTTCCCTTTGAGCAGGCCAAACGTGTATTGCAGGACGAAATTGGATGCGATATCATTAAAATAGGCAATCTAGTccaaaagaaggaaaaatttgtgaagcgccggcagcgtttgattGGACCCAATGGAGCCACATTAAAGTCCATTGAGCTGCTTACTGATTGCTATGTTCTTGTGCAAGGCAACACTGTCTCAGCCTTGGGGCCTTACAAGGGTCTGCAGCAGGTGCGCGATATAGTCCTGGAGACGATGAACAATGTCCATCCCATTTACAACATCAAAGCTTTAATGATCAAGCGTGAATTGATGAAGGACCCCAAATTGGCTAACGAGGATTGGTCACGTTTCTTGCccaaattcaaaaataaaaacctcaGCAAACGGAAGCAACCGAAGGTTAAGAAACCCAAAAAGGAATATACACCCTTCCCGCCAGCTCAGCCGGAGAGTAAAATTGACAAACAATTGGCAAGTGGTGAATATTTCCTCAACAAAGAACAGAAGCAGGCCAAAAGACAACAAGAACGCCAGACCAAGCAAGCAGAGGCAGCTAAGAAGCAGGATGAGCGGCGCAATAAGGACTTCATTCCACCTACAGAGGAACCACCAACGGGTAGCAAAAGGAAGGCAAATGA